The Actinomadura sp. WMMB 499 genome includes a window with the following:
- a CDS encoding HIT family protein — protein MNCLICDHNAQRFTLPPREHVASDDHWRVAHAFGTGTPGWLVLAPLRHVTAIAELTRAEAELLGSWQVRLSRALPAVTGCAKTYIAQFAEAEGFAHVHFHVIPRMPDQPEERRGPRVFDGLGRPEEDDLSPTHRDELAVRLRRELTRSR, from the coding sequence GTGAACTGCCTGATCTGCGACCACAACGCCCAGCGCTTCACGCTGCCCCCGCGCGAGCACGTCGCGTCCGACGACCACTGGCGCGTCGCGCACGCGTTCGGCACCGGCACCCCCGGCTGGCTCGTCCTCGCACCGCTCCGGCACGTGACGGCGATCGCCGAACTCACCCGCGCGGAAGCCGAACTGCTCGGCTCCTGGCAGGTTCGGCTGTCGCGCGCCCTGCCCGCCGTCACCGGCTGCGCGAAGACGTACATCGCCCAGTTCGCGGAGGCCGAAGGGTTCGCGCACGTCCACTTCCACGTGATCCCCCGGATGCCCGACCAGCCCGAGGAGCGTCGCGGGCCGCGCGTGTTCGACGGCCTCGGCCGTCCGGAGGAGGACGACCTCAGCCCGACGCACCGGGACGAACTCGCCGTCCGGCTCCGCCGCGAGCTGACCCGCTCGCGGTGA
- a CDS encoding ATP-binding protein: MNATDTWSGTPVLVPVSAPALELSAPVGRTNGSSGRLIGEIDLAATPPAVRLARSYVRELVGQHFGADRNRLGDLELLTSEAMTNAVLQGRPRPDGTVMLAVLHIDRFVRVEITDGGPPPGRPGGPDEPGPLEARALALMKALAADFGVHRGPQGTAVFWFGMGVEEGWRLP, from the coding sequence ATGAACGCCACCGACACGTGGTCCGGAACGCCCGTGCTCGTCCCGGTTTCCGCGCCCGCCTTGGAACTCTCCGCTCCGGTCGGCCGCACCAACGGGTCGTCCGGTCGGCTGATCGGGGAGATCGACCTCGCCGCCACGCCGCCCGCCGTGCGGCTCGCCCGCTCCTACGTCCGCGAGCTCGTCGGGCAGCACTTCGGCGCCGACCGGAACCGGCTCGGCGACCTGGAGCTGCTGACGAGCGAGGCCATGACGAACGCGGTGCTGCAGGGCCGGCCCCGGCCGGACGGCACCGTGATGCTCGCCGTCCTGCACATCGACCGGTTCGTCCGGGTGGAGATCACCGACGGGGGCCCGCCGCCGGGACGTCCGGGCGGGCCGGACGAACCGGGCCCGCTGGAGGCCCGCGCCCTCGCGCTGATGAAGGCGCTCGCCGCGGACTTCGGCGTCCACCGCGGCCCGCAGGGGACGGCGGTCTTCTGGTTCGGCATGGGGGTCGAGGAGGGGTGGCGGCTGCCGTGA
- a CDS encoding SAM-dependent methyltransferase, which produces MAAAVTPVSTLSAGHRPGPSGHGRGDEIAGRRGGGRPNVARICDYYLGGKDNYALDRESAERALRRAPIILRLVQANRGFLEHAARFLAGTEGVRQFADIGCGLPAPVNTADAVRRVDPACRVAYVDNDPMVLAHARALLAAEPGTAAVDGDLRDPAALLERPGLRRLIDFGRPVGVLLCGVLEFLTDADDPPGVVAALVDGLPPGSHVALTHIVRTPELDELGAAGHERGLPFTPRDRAEIDRICAALTPADGYPMPLPLGVSGRRSGPTPIVGCIGRRPD; this is translated from the coding sequence GTGGCGGCTGCCGTGACGCCGGTGTCCACGCTGAGCGCAGGGCACCGGCCCGGACCGTCCGGGCACGGACGCGGGGACGAGATCGCCGGACGCCGCGGCGGCGGACGGCCGAACGTCGCGCGGATCTGCGACTACTACCTCGGCGGGAAGGACAACTACGCGCTCGACCGGGAGTCGGCCGAGCGGGCGCTCCGGCGGGCGCCGATCATCCTGCGGCTCGTCCAGGCGAACAGGGGCTTCCTGGAACACGCCGCGCGGTTCCTCGCCGGGACGGAGGGGGTGCGGCAGTTCGCGGACATCGGCTGCGGGCTGCCCGCACCCGTCAACACCGCCGACGCCGTCCGGCGCGTCGACCCGGCCTGCCGCGTCGCCTACGTCGACAACGACCCGATGGTGCTCGCGCACGCCCGCGCGCTGCTCGCCGCCGAGCCCGGCACCGCCGCGGTCGACGGCGACCTGCGCGACCCGGCCGCGCTGCTCGAGCGTCCGGGGCTGCGCCGGCTGATCGACTTCGGCCGGCCGGTCGGGGTCCTGCTGTGCGGGGTGCTGGAGTTCCTCACCGACGCCGACGACCCGCCGGGCGTCGTGGCGGCGCTCGTGGACGGCCTGCCGCCGGGCAGCCATGTCGCCCTCACGCACATCGTGCGGACGCCCGAACTGGACGAACTGGGCGCGGCCGGCCACGAGCGGGGGCTGCCGTTCACCCCGCGCGACCGTGCGGAGATCGACCGCATCTGCGCCGCCCTCACGCCGGCCGACGGGTACCCGATGCCGCTGCCGCTCGGGGTGTCCGGCCGCCGGTCCGGACCGACGCCGATCGTCGGCTGCATCGGCCGCAGGCCGGACTGA
- a CDS encoding sulfotransferase: MTTPSHRPIFVVGCPRSGTTLLQQMLHCHPRIALPSETRFVHTAYDARHDFGDLDRAENRRALGEWIAKGKTTKFKALKLDPDATIEEIAAAPPTLGSAIATVFRAYARENGKPRWGDKRPSYIRRIGALRRMFPDAQFVHLIRDGRDAVSSLNRMPWYDGDLFSATLTWRDAVDIGRRLSTRLGPETFYEFRYEDLVEDPERELERLCAFLGEDYDPAMAEPQHHARATVPQERRWHLGTHEAPNAGVVGAWAKRLEDWEADLVEHVLASRLQRHGYGLSGRSRPAPAHVTRFHRQAAHRWRSRRTTAAREAVLRAREPNPVVSKLSGPALESVQS; the protein is encoded by the coding sequence ATGACGACTCCGTCCCATCGGCCGATCTTCGTCGTCGGCTGCCCGCGGTCGGGCACGACGCTGCTGCAGCAGATGCTCCACTGCCACCCGCGGATCGCGCTCCCGTCCGAGACGAGGTTCGTCCACACCGCCTACGACGCCCGCCACGACTTCGGCGACCTGGACCGGGCGGAGAACCGGCGGGCGCTCGGCGAGTGGATCGCCAAGGGCAAGACCACGAAGTTCAAGGCGCTGAAGCTCGACCCGGACGCGACGATCGAGGAGATCGCCGCCGCGCCGCCCACCCTCGGCTCGGCGATCGCGACCGTCTTCCGCGCGTACGCCCGCGAGAACGGCAAGCCGCGCTGGGGTGACAAGCGGCCGAGCTACATCCGCCGGATCGGTGCGCTGCGGCGGATGTTCCCCGACGCCCAGTTCGTCCACCTGATCCGGGACGGGCGCGACGCCGTCAGCTCGCTGAACCGGATGCCCTGGTACGACGGCGACCTGTTCTCGGCCACGCTGACCTGGCGGGACGCCGTCGACATCGGCCGCCGCCTCAGCACCCGGCTCGGTCCGGAGACCTTCTACGAGTTCCGCTACGAGGACCTGGTCGAGGACCCCGAGCGGGAGCTGGAACGGCTGTGCGCGTTCCTCGGCGAGGACTACGACCCGGCCATGGCGGAGCCGCAGCACCACGCGCGCGCGACCGTCCCGCAGGAACGCCGATGGCACCTGGGCACCCACGAGGCGCCGAACGCCGGCGTCGTCGGCGCCTGGGCGAAGCGGCTGGAGGACTGGGAGGCCGACCTGGTCGAGCACGTCCTGGCGTCGCGGCTCCAGCGGCACGGGTACGGGCTGTCCGGACGGTCGCGTCCCGCCCCGGCGCACGTCACGCGGTTCCACCGGCAGGCCGCCCACCGGTGGCGCTCGCGCCGCACCACGGCCGCCCGGGAGGCCGTGCTCCGCGCCCGCGAACCCAACCCCGTGGTGTCGAAGCTGAGCGGTCCCGCCCTGGAGTCCGTGCAGTCGTGA
- a CDS encoding class I SAM-dependent methyltransferase has protein sequence MEDTAEAIANLTRRRWEDNAEYWVQVIRDRRDRYRVELTDAAVLDAIGDGTGLRVLDAGCGEGYLARTLAAQGADVLGVDVSQGLIDAACAVPSRGARGSLSFVRASVDDVPAADGEFDLVVANHLFSHLQDPTPAIGEFARVLRGGGRLVVLTLHPCFYVENSEQGAMNGVPASRYFRQRGVDQYFNVDGLESPSMITSWLRPLEYYSGTLRDAGFVISDLREPHPTPEQLRDDPWWRKGFPTALFMLLVAERR, from the coding sequence GTGGAGGACACGGCGGAAGCTATCGCGAACCTGACGCGGCGGAGATGGGAGGACAACGCGGAGTACTGGGTCCAGGTGATCCGGGATCGCCGCGACCGGTACCGGGTGGAGCTGACCGACGCCGCCGTCCTCGACGCGATCGGCGACGGCACGGGACTGCGCGTCCTGGACGCCGGCTGCGGCGAGGGGTACCTGGCCCGGACGCTCGCCGCGCAGGGCGCGGACGTCCTCGGGGTGGACGTCTCGCAGGGGCTGATCGACGCGGCGTGCGCGGTCCCCTCGCGCGGCGCGCGGGGCTCGCTGTCGTTCGTCCGCGCGAGCGTCGACGACGTGCCCGCCGCCGACGGCGAGTTCGACCTCGTCGTCGCCAACCACCTGTTCAGCCACCTGCAGGACCCGACGCCCGCGATCGGGGAGTTCGCCCGCGTGCTGCGCGGCGGCGGCCGGCTGGTCGTGCTGACCCTGCACCCCTGCTTCTACGTGGAGAACTCCGAGCAGGGCGCGATGAACGGCGTCCCGGCGTCCCGCTACTTCCGCCAGCGCGGCGTCGACCAGTACTTCAACGTGGACGGCCTCGAGTCCCCCTCCATGATCACGTCGTGGCTGCGGCCGCTGGAGTACTACTCTGGAACGCTCCGAGACGCCGGTTTCGTGATCAGCGACCTGCGCGAGCCGCACCCGACGCCGGAGCAGCTCCGCGACGACCCGTGGTGGCGCAAGGGCTTCCCCACGGCGCTGTTCATGCTGCTGGTCGCCGAACGCCGCTGA
- a CDS encoding flotillin family protein, whose product MDAITIGAGVLIALVLLIALALLLLVRKLFRKVDQGRALIISKLRKVDVTFTGAVVLPVLHKAEVMDISVKTIDIERTGRDGLICKDNIRADIRITFFVRVNKTIEDVIKVAQAIGTERASSQETLQELFAAKFSEALKTVGKHLDFTDLYTRRNEFRDHIIQVIGTDLNGYVIEDAAIDYLEQTSLLSLDKSNILDAQGIRKITELTAIEHVRTNEHARNEEKEIKRQNVEAREAILELERRNADAELRQEREVETVRAREQAEIERVKAEERLRAQTAHIRTDEQLGVQHENRDREVAVAAKNKERVLAIESERIEKDRLLEVIARERETELTRIAADKEVEGEKRDIANVVRERIAVERTVAEQEEEIKRLRAVEEAERTRQAIVIQAEAEAQEGLVKDIKAAEAAEAAAQHRAREELVLAETRQQTAELDARAKIRLAEGLQAEAAAAGLAEVRVRDADAEVIEKAGRAEAIVLRERAVVEAERIRESLKAEAEGLTEKADAMAALDDVTRKHEEYRLRLETEKEIRLAGLDVQRQVAEAQATVLATGLERADISIVGGESTFFDRVVGSIALGKSVDGFVQNSEVARSVAQPWLDGTGSLTDDLSRVLGSLGADGVRDVTLSALLMRLIAAGGPQSAGFTDLLDTARRLGVADAPLAAAPPASANGTDLTVTA is encoded by the coding sequence ATGGATGCCATCACGATCGGAGCGGGCGTGCTCATCGCGCTCGTCCTGCTCATCGCACTCGCCCTGCTGCTCCTGGTCAGGAAGCTGTTCCGCAAGGTCGACCAGGGCCGCGCACTGATCATTTCGAAACTGCGGAAGGTGGACGTCACCTTCACCGGCGCGGTCGTCCTGCCGGTCCTGCACAAGGCCGAGGTCATGGACATCTCGGTGAAGACGATCGACATCGAGCGGACCGGGCGGGACGGCCTGATCTGCAAGGACAACATCCGTGCCGACATCCGGATCACGTTCTTCGTCCGTGTGAACAAGACGATCGAGGACGTCATCAAGGTCGCGCAGGCGATCGGGACGGAGCGGGCGAGCAGCCAGGAGACCCTCCAGGAGCTGTTCGCGGCGAAGTTCTCCGAGGCGCTGAAGACCGTCGGCAAGCACCTCGACTTCACCGACCTCTACACCCGCCGCAACGAGTTCCGCGACCACATCATCCAGGTCATCGGCACCGACCTGAACGGCTACGTCATCGAGGACGCGGCGATCGACTACCTCGAGCAGACGTCGCTGCTCTCGCTCGACAAGTCGAACATCCTCGACGCCCAGGGCATCCGCAAGATCACCGAGCTGACGGCGATCGAGCACGTCCGCACGAACGAGCACGCGCGCAACGAGGAGAAGGAGATCAAGCGCCAGAACGTGGAGGCGCGCGAGGCGATCCTGGAGCTGGAGCGCCGCAACGCGGACGCCGAGCTGCGGCAGGAGCGCGAGGTCGAGACCGTCCGGGCCCGCGAGCAGGCGGAGATCGAGCGGGTCAAGGCCGAGGAGCGGCTGCGGGCGCAGACCGCGCACATCCGGACGGACGAGCAGCTCGGCGTGCAGCACGAGAACCGGGACCGGGAGGTCGCGGTCGCGGCGAAGAACAAGGAGCGGGTGCTCGCCATCGAGAGCGAGCGGATCGAGAAGGACCGCCTGCTGGAGGTCATCGCCCGCGAGCGCGAGACGGAGCTGACCCGCATCGCCGCCGACAAGGAGGTCGAGGGCGAGAAGCGGGACATCGCGAACGTGGTCCGGGAGCGGATCGCGGTCGAGCGGACCGTCGCCGAGCAGGAGGAGGAGATCAAGCGGCTGCGGGCGGTCGAGGAGGCCGAGCGGACGCGGCAGGCGATCGTCATCCAGGCGGAGGCCGAGGCGCAGGAGGGCCTGGTCAAGGACATCAAGGCCGCCGAGGCGGCGGAGGCGGCGGCGCAGCACCGGGCCCGCGAGGAGCTGGTGCTGGCCGAGACCCGGCAGCAGACCGCCGAGCTGGACGCGCGGGCGAAGATCCGGCTGGCCGAGGGGCTGCAGGCGGAGGCCGCCGCGGCGGGACTCGCCGAGGTGCGGGTCCGCGACGCCGACGCCGAGGTCATCGAGAAGGCCGGGCGCGCGGAGGCGATCGTCCTGCGCGAGCGCGCGGTCGTCGAGGCCGAGCGGATCCGCGAGAGCCTCAAGGCCGAGGCGGAGGGGCTCACCGAGAAGGCCGACGCGATGGCCGCGCTCGACGACGTCACCCGCAAGCACGAGGAGTACCGGCTGCGGCTGGAGACGGAGAAGGAGATCCGGCTCGCCGGGCTCGACGTCCAGCGGCAGGTCGCCGAGGCGCAGGCCACGGTGCTGGCGACCGGGCTGGAGCGCGCCGACATCAGCATCGTCGGCGGCGAGAGCACCTTCTTCGACCGGGTCGTCGGGTCGATCGCGCTCGGCAAGAGCGTGGACGGCTTCGTGCAGAACTCCGAGGTCGCGCGGTCGGTCGCGCAGCCGTGGCTGGACGGGACGGGCAGCCTGACCGACGACCTGTCCCGCGTCCTCGGCTCGCTCGGCGCGGACGGCGTCCGCGATGTCACCCTGTCGGCGCTGCTCATGCGGCTGATCGCGGCGGGCGGACCGCAGTCCGCCGGGTTCACCGACCTGCTCGACACCGCGCGGCGGCTCGGCGTCGCCGACGCGCCGCTCGCGGCCGCGCCGCCGGCGAGCGCGAACGGGACCGACCTGACGGTCACGGCCTGA
- a CDS encoding TetR/AcrR family transcriptional regulator produces the protein MGHGDRGDRARNATGEAARLPSGRHRLSRDYVASNQRARILRAVTEVVGGRGYSQLTIDAIVGASAISKKTFYEHFRNKEEAFFAACESVASRMTAAFDDAAAERSEPDARLRAGLGALLEFLASEPLGARMAVVEVLAAGPEAVARRDRVKRHFSTTVVEHLLAMYPDFPEPELAAEVIVGGVHEVLYSRISRGEAHALPALRRGLVRMYALPAPRSADH, from the coding sequence ATGGGACACGGCGATCGGGGGGATCGGGCGCGGAACGCGACGGGCGAGGCGGCGCGGCTGCCGTCCGGCCGGCACCGGCTGTCGCGGGACTACGTCGCCAGCAACCAGCGCGCCCGCATCCTGCGCGCGGTGACCGAGGTCGTCGGCGGCCGGGGCTACTCGCAGCTCACGATCGACGCCATCGTCGGCGCGTCCGCCATCTCCAAGAAGACGTTCTACGAGCACTTCCGTAACAAGGAGGAGGCGTTCTTCGCGGCGTGCGAATCGGTCGCGTCGCGGATGACGGCGGCGTTCGACGACGCCGCCGCGGAGCGCAGCGAACCGGACGCGCGGCTGCGCGCGGGCCTCGGCGCCCTGCTGGAGTTCCTGGCGTCGGAGCCGCTGGGCGCCCGGATGGCCGTGGTCGAGGTGCTGGCGGCCGGGCCGGAGGCCGTGGCGCGCCGGGACCGGGTCAAGCGGCACTTCAGCACGACCGTGGTCGAGCACCTGCTCGCGATGTACCCGGACTTCCCCGAGCCGGAGCTGGCCGCCGAGGTGATCGTCGGCGGCGTCCACGAGGTGCTCTACAGCCGCATCAGCCGCGGGGAGGCGCACGCGCTGCCCGCACTGCGCCGCGGGCTCGTCCGGATGTACGCGCTCCCCGCCCCGCGCTCCGCGGACCACTGA